The Methanomassiliicoccales archaeon genome contains the following window.
GACCACTTTGGCCGGTTAGATGTGCTCGTAAATGCTGCTGGTGTAAACCGCCGCGTTGCTTCTGTAGAGGTAAGTGAGAGCGACTGGGACTGGATTGTAAATACCAACTTAAAAGGAACATTTTTCATGTGTCAAGCTGCAGGAAAAATCATGATAGCTCAAAAGAAAGGAAGCATAATAAACATTGCTTCTCTTCTCTCGGCCGTAGGAATCCCCACGCTTGCCCCTTATGCGGCTTCAAAGTCTGGTGTTTTAGGAATAACCAGAGTTCTTGCGGCTGAATGGGGACCCTATGGAGTGAGGGTAAACGCTATTGCTCCCGGATACTTCCGCACTCGTATGACGGAAAAACTTTTTGCTGATCCAGCCTGGACAGAAAGACTTATTAGCCAAGTTCCTCTTGGACGTGCCGGGACCCCGGATGATTTGGCCGGAATCGCTG
Protein-coding sequences here:
- a CDS encoding glucose 1-dehydrogenase, with the translated sequence MQRFSLAGKVALVTGGGRGLGRAIALALAEAGAKVAVVSRSGEGLAEVVDAIERLGCQGLALTGDVAIPSECKRIMQHAVDHFGRLDVLVNAAGVNRRVASVEVSESDWDWIVNTNLKGTFFMCQAAGKIMIAQKKGSIINIASLLSAVGIPTLAPYAASKSGVLGITRVLAAEWGPYGVRVNAIAPGYFRTRMTEKLFADPAWTERLISQVPLGRAGTPDDLAGIAVFLASEASAYLTGQVIYVDGGYMCSRPV